From Methanocella paludicola SANAE, a single genomic window includes:
- a CDS encoding SIMPL domain-containing protein: MGYKKGLLFGLGAITALAIVLTIMGSASADDSPLAASKERTVTVTGTGSVYAVPDIAKFSTGVVTEADTSSDAMQKNAQLMDAVVSAIKRAGIPEKDIRTGRITLEPVYNYYSQPQGSTEKPKIVGYRASNTVTVTVRDLSRVGNVIDAATNAGANKVNGVSFELSDEKSSEVYNEALIKAVSEGAKKARTIADAAGTGSLTLKSVSESGTYYPQPYYMDFAGAAEAKSAVPTTPVSPGEQKVQATVSMVYTFV; the protein is encoded by the coding sequence ATGGGATATAAAAAAGGGTTACTATTCGGCCTGGGGGCGATCACGGCCCTGGCGATCGTTCTTACCATCATGGGCAGCGCATCCGCCGATGATTCTCCTCTCGCGGCCAGCAAGGAACGCACGGTCACGGTGACCGGCACAGGGTCGGTCTATGCCGTCCCGGACATCGCGAAGTTCAGCACGGGCGTCGTTACTGAGGCAGATACGTCCAGCGACGCCATGCAGAAGAACGCTCAGCTTATGGACGCTGTGGTGAGCGCCATCAAGAGGGCGGGCATTCCCGAAAAGGACATCAGGACCGGCAGGATCACGCTCGAGCCGGTGTACAATTACTATTCGCAGCCTCAGGGTTCCACGGAAAAGCCTAAGATCGTGGGCTATCGTGCATCGAATACGGTGACCGTAACGGTCCGGGATCTGTCCAGAGTGGGCAACGTCATTGACGCCGCCACGAACGCTGGCGCTAATAAGGTTAACGGTGTTTCCTTCGAGCTTTCGGACGAGAAGTCCTCGGAGGTCTACAATGAAGCGCTGATAAAGGCCGTAAGCGAAGGCGCAAAAAAGGCGAGGACCATCGCCGATGCCGCGGGCACGGGCTCGCTGACGCTGAAGTCGGTATCGGAGTCGGGCACGTACTACCCGCAGCCTTACTACATGGACTTCGCGGGCGCCGCCGAGGCGAAGTCGGCTGTACCTACGACGCCGGTCTCGCCGGGCGAGCAGAAGGTCCAGGCCACCGTCTCGATGGTGTACACGTTCGTGTAG
- a CDS encoding TrpB-like pyridoxal phosphate-dependent enzyme encodes MVGKVITKSKDITRVTLDVEEIPKKWYNIAADLPGGLPPALNPGTKEPLKPEEWEAIFPKGLIKQELSTDRFIKIPDEVRTALAQFGRPSPLYRARRLEKALRTPARIYYKREDLSPVGSHKPNTAIAQAYYNFAEGIEHLTTETGAGQWGSALSMATAYFGMKCTVFMVRSSYDQKPYRKYVMKLYGANVYPSPSDKTAFGRKTQAEDPDCPGSLGIAISEAIETAVGTPNSKYSLGSVLNHVMLHQTVIGQEVRAQLAKIDERPDRMIACVGGGSNFAGFTFPFIYDKLKGKNDARFIAVEPESVPSLTGCSSGESRYDYDFGDTAGMTPLLKMHTLGHDFMPDPIHAGGLRYHGMAPTVSALYDKGMIEAEALPQDETFAAGMLFTRTEGLIAAPESCHAIASAIRHAQECKRENKEEVIVFNLSGHGLLDLQNYATMLGM; translated from the coding sequence ATGGTCGGAAAAGTCATTACGAAGTCAAAGGACATTACGAGGGTAACGCTGGACGTCGAAGAGATCCCCAAAAAATGGTATAACATCGCGGCCGACCTGCCCGGCGGGCTGCCGCCCGCCCTGAACCCGGGCACGAAAGAGCCGCTGAAGCCCGAGGAGTGGGAGGCCATATTCCCGAAGGGCCTGATCAAGCAGGAGCTTTCTACTGACCGTTTTATTAAGATCCCCGACGAGGTCCGCACGGCGCTCGCCCAGTTCGGCAGGCCGTCGCCCCTGTACAGGGCCCGGCGGCTGGAGAAGGCCCTGAGGACTCCGGCGCGCATTTATTACAAGCGGGAAGACCTGTCGCCCGTGGGCTCCCATAAGCCGAATACCGCCATCGCCCAGGCATACTATAATTTCGCCGAGGGGATCGAACATCTGACCACCGAGACCGGCGCGGGCCAGTGGGGCTCGGCACTGAGCATGGCAACGGCCTATTTCGGAATGAAATGCACCGTGTTCATGGTGCGCTCTTCCTATGACCAGAAGCCTTACCGTAAGTACGTCATGAAGCTCTATGGCGCGAACGTGTACCCTTCACCCAGCGATAAGACCGCGTTCGGCCGAAAAACGCAGGCCGAGGACCCGGATTGCCCGGGCAGCCTGGGTATCGCCATCAGCGAGGCCATCGAGACCGCCGTTGGTACCCCGAACTCTAAATACTCGCTGGGCAGCGTCCTGAATCATGTAATGCTCCACCAGACCGTCATCGGCCAGGAGGTCAGGGCGCAGCTCGCGAAGATCGACGAGAGGCCCGACCGGATGATCGCCTGCGTGGGCGGCGGTAGTAACTTCGCCGGCTTCACGTTCCCCTTCATCTACGATAAGCTGAAGGGCAAGAACGACGCCCGCTTCATCGCCGTGGAGCCGGAGAGCGTTCCTTCGCTTACCGGCTGCTCGAGCGGCGAGTCCCGGTATGATTACGACTTCGGCGATACCGCCGGCATGACCCCTCTCTTGAAGATGCATACCCTGGGCCATGATTTCATGCCAGACCCCATTCACGCCGGTGGCTTGCGGTATCATGGAATGGCGCCGACCGTGTCCGCCCTGTATGATAAGGGCATGATCGAGGCCGAGGCGCTGCCCCAGGATGAGACCTTCGCTGCGGGGATGTTGTTTACCCGGACAGAGGGCCTTATCGCCGCCCCCGAGTCGTGCCATGCCATCGCTTCCGCCATTCGGCACGCGCAGGAGTGTAAGCGCGAGAATAAGGAGGAGGTTATCGTCTTTAACCTGAGCGGGCACGGGCTGCTTGACCTGCAGAACTATGCCACTATGCTGGGCATGTAA
- a CDS encoding sugar phosphate isomerase, with translation MSSTDLFYDSVKIQQQFIGQLEEVKKGKILEFINLLAGFILDDTKHTKVIYGIAEGRSALALYDFLQQSSMYENIYPVTLDDPIRRYIDPGKENLVIAATGSGETKGVLRYLEDAFTQKVPVVLITANVNSRAYNMVSSYENGYIFDIEPLKGISNKNLAALGSEFELKLSVLLNAVIPELYHHDPGKDADKYYLTLEHVMKNAGLLLNIDSAHLDEWSDKVLNRRGNYVVDGVSRSGFVANAFGMRLTHLGRNVFMRDGPTTPAFLRGDAYLPITGSGNTREIIEGAIKAKLHGADVFPITVNYNSKLTSLMESWGYSKNIMFVPVEQTDINMYREKEASKIVATKSVQTRPSISELNSYIFTNAFIALGIDMLGVSEKYLAQKHV, from the coding sequence ATGTCCTCGACTGATTTATTCTATGATTCTGTAAAGATACAGCAGCAATTCATCGGACAGCTTGAAGAAGTGAAAAAGGGAAAGATCCTCGAGTTCATCAATCTTCTGGCCGGCTTTATTCTGGATGATACGAAGCACACGAAGGTCATTTACGGCATCGCAGAGGGCCGGAGCGCCCTGGCGCTGTATGACTTCCTGCAGCAATCCTCAATGTATGAGAACATTTATCCCGTCACTCTGGATGACCCGATCCGGAGGTACATCGACCCGGGCAAGGAGAACCTCGTCATCGCGGCCACGGGCTCCGGCGAGACCAAGGGCGTCCTGCGCTATCTTGAGGATGCCTTTACGCAGAAAGTGCCCGTAGTCCTCATAACGGCGAACGTGAACTCCCGGGCCTACAATATGGTCTCGAGCTACGAGAACGGCTATATCTTCGATATCGAGCCCCTCAAGGGCATCAGCAACAAGAACCTGGCCGCCCTGGGCTCCGAGTTCGAGCTAAAGCTCAGCGTGCTCCTGAACGCGGTCATACCCGAACTCTACCACCACGACCCTGGCAAGGATGCGGACAAATATTACCTGACGCTCGAGCATGTCATGAAGAACGCCGGGCTCCTCCTGAACATCGACTCCGCCCACCTCGACGAGTGGTCGGATAAGGTGCTTAACCGCCGCGGCAACTACGTCGTGGACGGCGTGAGCCGCTCGGGCTTCGTCGCCAACGCGTTCGGCATGCGGCTGACTCACCTGGGCCGTAATGTGTTCATGCGGGACGGCCCGACGACACCCGCATTCCTCAGGGGCGACGCATACCTGCCTATCACCGGAAGCGGCAACACCCGCGAAATAATCGAGGGCGCCATCAAGGCCAAGCTCCATGGCGCCGACGTGTTCCCGATCACCGTGAACTACAACTCGAAGCTGACCAGCCTGATGGAGTCCTGGGGCTACTCGAAGAACATCATGTTCGTTCCCGTCGAGCAGACGGATATTAACATGTACCGGGAGAAGGAGGCCAGCAAGATCGTCGCCACGAAGTCGGTCCAGACAAGGCCTTCGATCTCCGAGCTGAACTCGTACATATTCACCAACGCGTTCATCGCCCTGGGCATCGATATGCTGGGCGTGAGCGAGAAGTACCTGGCGCAGAAGCACGTTTAA
- a CDS encoding YkvA family protein, giving the protein MEEHRLNRAMAGIKKEYEVLKYVAGHPRLPLRCKLLAGFLLAYALSPIDLIPDFIPVLGQLDDLVVIPAGLWILYKMVPPEIMDEARSGVAKPSS; this is encoded by the coding sequence ATGGAAGAGCATCGACTGAATAGAGCGATGGCAGGGATCAAGAAAGAGTATGAAGTATTAAAGTATGTGGCCGGGCATCCCCGGCTGCCGTTGCGGTGTAAATTACTGGCCGGGTTCCTTCTGGCTTATGCCCTGTCGCCCATTGACCTTATACCTGACTTCATTCCCGTGCTGGGGCAGCTCGATGACCTGGTCGTGATACCGGCCGGTCTGTGGATTTTGTATAAGATGGTCCCGCCTGAGATCATGGATGAGGCTCGTTCTGGGGTGGCGAAGCCGTCAAGCTGA